Sequence from the Alphaproteobacteria bacterium genome:
AATATTCGATCCGCAGCCGCGATTTCTATACGGCCCGTCCGCGCTTCGACGGATTCATCGCGCTCGGCTGCGTCATTCGAGGCGAGACGAGCCACTATGATCTTGTGTGCAGCGAGTGCGCGCGAGGTCTGCAGTCGCTTGCCGTCGAATATACCCTCGCACTTGGCTTCGGCGTGCTTACGGTTGAAAACCGAGAGCAGGCTTGGGCGCGCGCTTCGCTCACCGGCCGCAACAAAGGTGGCGAGGCGGCGCGCGCGTGCCTTGCGATGGTCGATCGCAAGCGCACATTCCGTCTCTATCCGCGCTGATAGATCATGGTGGAGCGTCCCGACAAGAGCCCAGCCGAAGGAAAATCGCCGACCAATGTGCACCG
This genomic interval carries:
- the ribH gene encoding 6,7-dimethyl-8-ribityllumazine synthase; translated protein: MANAPHILIVEARYYEDIADELARGAMDALEKAGASYERITVPGAFEIPALIKYSIRSRDFYTARPRFDGFIALGCVIRGETSHYDLVCSECARGLQSLAVEYTLALGFGVLTVENREQAWARASLTGRNKGGEAARACLAMVDRKRTFRLYPR